A region from the Gemmatimonadota bacterium genome encodes:
- a CDS encoding alpha/beta family hydrolase: MTETVQIELPDGSAAVSGLWSSPSGADLLYVFGHGAGAGMRHPFMETVADRLAGIGVATLRFQFPYMDRGSRRPDPQPLLLDTVRAAVRHARVRCELPLLAGGKSMGGRMTSLAQSQAPLDGVRGLVFFGFPLHPAGRPGTARAAHLAQIEIPMLFLQGSRDALSELELLEPVIEGLKPGATLHVLQGADHGFAVRKKDGRTAEDVLDEAIATFERWRRTT; encoded by the coding sequence GGTCGTCCCCCTCTGGGGCCGACCTGCTCTACGTGTTCGGCCATGGCGCGGGCGCCGGCATGCGGCATCCCTTCATGGAGACGGTGGCGGACCGTTTGGCGGGAATCGGTGTGGCCACGCTGCGCTTTCAGTTCCCGTACATGGACCGCGGGAGCCGACGACCGGACCCGCAACCTCTGCTGCTGGACACGGTGCGCGCCGCGGTCCGGCACGCCCGCGTGCGCTGCGAGCTTCCCCTGCTGGCTGGCGGCAAGTCGATGGGTGGGCGCATGACCTCGCTGGCCCAGTCGCAGGCCCCGCTCGACGGCGTGCGCGGACTGGTGTTCTTCGGATTCCCACTGCACCCGGCCGGTCGGCCGGGCACGGCGCGCGCCGCCCACCTGGCCCAGATCGAGATCCCCATGCTGTTCCTGCAGGGCTCCCGGGACGCCCTCTCGGAGCTCGAGCTGCTGGAGCCCGTGATCGAAGGGCTGAAACCAGGGGCCACGCTGCACGTCCTACAGGGAGCGGACCACGGGTTTGCGGTGCGCAAGAAGGACGGGCGAACCGCCGAGGATGTCCTCGACGAGGCCATCGCCACCTTCGAGCGATGGCGACGAACCACCTGA